From Candidatus Binataceae bacterium, a single genomic window includes:
- a CDS encoding CaiB/BaiF CoA-transferase family protein: MSTQSTPKGPLAHIKVIDLTHARAGPTCVRVLADHGAQVIQVTRVDPGGLDSGFLGSDQQNLHRNKRSIAINLQSEAGREVLYRLVSDADVIVENFRAEVKYRLKVDYETVRNFNPRIVYGSISGFGQDGPYAKRAGVDQIAQGVGGLMSITGPPGGGPWRVGIPVADLCAGLYLAHGIMAALIERERSGEGQWVQTSLLEAMVAMLDFQATRWLIDGEVPPQAGNDHPTVFPMGVFPTKDGMINIAASGGRMFNDFLKVIGAEDIAKDERFATNRSRARHRPELRALVEDKTRTFTSGELIEALNAVGVPSGPILSIDQVFANPQVQHLAMAQTVESSGPGKLTLVRSPTRLSRTPTALRRAAPIPGGETDEVLREYGYSSAKISEMRAQGAVGVEQPIAKKEKL, encoded by the coding sequence ATGAGCACCCAATCTACTCCTAAAGGTCCGCTCGCCCACATCAAGGTCATCGATTTGACGCACGCCCGTGCGGGCCCGACCTGCGTGCGCGTGCTCGCGGACCATGGCGCGCAGGTAATCCAAGTCACGCGCGTCGATCCGGGCGGCTTGGACTCCGGCTTTCTCGGATCCGACCAGCAGAATCTCCATCGCAACAAGCGCTCGATTGCGATCAACCTACAAAGCGAGGCCGGTCGTGAGGTGCTCTATCGGCTGGTAAGTGACGCCGACGTGATCGTTGAGAATTTCCGGGCCGAGGTGAAGTACCGCCTGAAGGTGGACTACGAGACCGTGCGCAATTTCAACCCACGCATTGTCTACGGGAGCATCTCTGGCTTCGGCCAGGACGGGCCGTACGCAAAACGCGCCGGCGTCGATCAGATCGCGCAGGGCGTCGGAGGACTCATGTCCATCACCGGGCCGCCCGGCGGCGGGCCCTGGCGAGTCGGCATTCCTGTAGCCGACCTGTGCGCTGGGCTGTACCTGGCACACGGCATCATGGCTGCACTGATCGAGCGTGAGCGGTCGGGCGAAGGACAGTGGGTGCAGACCTCGTTGCTCGAAGCGATGGTGGCGATGCTGGATTTTCAGGCGACGCGCTGGTTGATCGATGGTGAGGTACCACCTCAAGCGGGCAATGATCATCCCACCGTCTTCCCGATGGGTGTCTTTCCGACCAAAGACGGCATGATCAACATCGCAGCATCAGGCGGGCGCATGTTCAACGATTTCCTCAAGGTCATCGGGGCGGAGGACATCGCTAAGGATGAACGCTTCGCGACTAACCGGAGTCGCGCCCGACATCGCCCCGAGCTACGCGCGCTGGTCGAGGACAAGACACGGACGTTCACTTCGGGGGAGCTGATCGAGGCTTTGAACGCGGTCGGCGTCCCGAGCGGCCCCATTCTGTCGATCGATCAGGTCTTTGCCAATCCGCAGGTACAGCACCTCGCCATGGCGCAGACCGTCGAGAGCTCCGGGCCGGGAAAATTGACGCTCGTCCGTTCGCCGACGCGGCTCTCACGCACACCCACAGCGCTGCGGCGCGCCGCCCCGATACCGGGCGGCGAGACTGACGAGGTCCTAAGGGAATACGGCTATTCCTCGGCGAAAATCTCAGAGATGAGGGCGCAGGGTGCGGTCGGGGTCGAGCAACCAATAGCGAAAAAGGAGAAGCTATGA
- a CDS encoding enoyl-CoA hydratase/isomerase family protein has protein sequence MSIVEIERSDGVMVVRMNRPDRLNALGAELRAQLAAAWIEFRDSRDLEVAIFTGTGRAFCAGEDMKESVEREKTGEAVAARRRDDDIYRAGSLEKPVIAAVNGFAMGGGFHLVERADLRVAVRGAVFESSEAKRWLLGGYDHGYRGGLSHAAATELAFAFRFTAERLHELGWINRVVEGGQLMPTAREMATHLLTLPPACRVNTLIMMRAMRAKVPDNLERFATRLRDHGAKSDLMESRKAFVEKRRPIFKGWDNPQDRYRTPHLEE, from the coding sequence ATGAGTATTGTCGAGATCGAGCGCAGCGACGGGGTAATGGTGGTGCGTATGAACCGGCCCGATCGCCTCAATGCGCTAGGCGCGGAGCTCCGTGCGCAGCTGGCGGCGGCGTGGATCGAGTTTCGCGACAGCCGCGACCTCGAGGTCGCGATCTTCACGGGTACCGGGCGCGCCTTCTGCGCGGGCGAAGACATGAAAGAGTCGGTCGAGCGGGAGAAGACCGGAGAGGCAGTGGCGGCGCGCCGCAGGGATGACGATATCTATCGCGCCGGATCCCTGGAAAAGCCCGTGATAGCGGCGGTCAACGGCTTCGCGATGGGCGGCGGCTTCCACCTGGTAGAACGTGCCGACCTGCGCGTTGCGGTGCGCGGCGCCGTGTTCGAATCCTCGGAAGCCAAGCGCTGGCTGCTTGGTGGCTACGATCACGGATACAGGGGCGGCCTCTCGCACGCTGCGGCGACGGAACTAGCGTTCGCCTTTAGGTTCACTGCCGAAAGGCTTCACGAGCTGGGCTGGATCAACCGAGTTGTGGAAGGAGGCCAACTGATGCCTACCGCTCGCGAGATGGCGACGCATCTGCTTACGCTTCCTCCGGCTTGCCGCGTGAATACATTGATCATGATGCGGGCGATGCGCGCCAAGGTCCCCGACAATCTTGAGCGCTTCGCAACGCGCCTTAGGGATCACGGCGCGAAGAGCGACCTCATGGAGTCGCGCAAGGCTTTCGTGGAGAAGCGCAGGCCGATCTTCAAGGGCTGGGACAACCCGCAGGACAGGTACCGCACCCCCCATCTTGAAGAATGA